In the genome of bacterium, the window CGATTTATCAAGAATGGACGATACTTTGGCAATGTTCACAATATCCAAAATAAGAGCTACGCAGCCATCGCCCATAATGGTGGCGCCGGCAAAGACCGATAAATCTTTTAATTGTTTGCCCAAAGGTTTAACCACAATTTCTTGTGTGTCGCGCACTTCGTCTACAACCAGCCCAAACGATTGTCCGTCGGCTTGCAGCACCACAATATTAAGTGTGTGGCCACGTTTAGCTTCGGCTTTTAATGTTTGGTTTAAATAAACAATGGGCAACAGCTTGCCGCGTAAGCGGTAAACAGGTACGCCCTGAAACGTTTCAATTTTGGTTTTTGCTTCTTCATCATTTAATCCCACCAGTTCCAAAAGATTGGCTTGAGGGATGGCGTAGCGATTGCCACCGCAGGTAACAAGAAGGGCGGGAATAATAGCCAGTGTGAGAGGTACTTTGATACGTAAGGTTGTGCCTTGACCTGGTTTGCTTTGAATATCAATCACGCCACCAATGCGCTCAATGTTAGTGCGTACCACATCCATACCTACACCACGGCCCGATACATTGGTTACTTTTTCGGCCGTAGAAAAACCGGGCAAAAAGATGAGGCTTAAAATTTCACGTTCGCCCATTTTAGCAGCTTGTTCGGGCGTAATAAGTCCTTTAGAAATAGCTTTGTCTTTAATTTTATCGGGATGAATTCCACCCCCATCGTCCACAATTTCAATAATAACCTGACCACCTTCGTGATAGGCTTTTAAGCTTAAAACACCTTCTTCATTTTTTCCGGCAGCTTTGCGTTTATCCGGGCTTTCAATGCCATGGTCTACCGAGTTGCGTACAATGTGTGTGAGCGGATCTTTCATGGCTTCAATCAGCGTTTTATCCAGTTCAGTTTCTTTACCAATCATTTCCAGGCGTACCTTTTTTCCGCAGCTGGCGGCCAAATCGCGTACCACGCGCGGAAATTTGCTCCAGACGTTACCGATGGGTTGCATACGCGTTTTCATCACGCCTTCCTGTAATTCCGATGTTATGAGATTAAGTCGTTGCGATACGCTCACTAAATTGGAATCTTCCTGTTTCGACATGAACTGAACAATTTGATTGCGCGATAAAACCAGTTCGCCAACAAGGTTCATTAATTTATCAAGCAAGCTCACATCTACACGAATAGCGGTATCGGCCACACTCACGCCATGAGATGCTTCGGCGGGAGCAGGGGCTGCTTTTGCGGCTACAGCTTGAACGCTTGCAGCAGCTTCTGTTTTTACTTCGGGAGCTGGTGCTTCGGGTTGTGGAGCTGCAGGGGCTGTTTCTTGAGGTGCGGCTTCCTGCTTTTGTTCCGGCGCTGGCGCAGGTGCACTGGCTGCGGGGGCTAAAGCCGCTCCATCATCAGTTTGTAACTGTGTTAATAAGGTAATAAGTTCACTGTGATCGGCATTGCCGTCACTTTGTGTTTGTTCAATATTGCCCAACATGGCGCGAATAGCATCTACAAGAGAGAGAAGGGCGCTGGTGCGAGGTGCATTGAGCTGAATTTTTCCATCGCGCAATTTACCCAAAAGGTTTTCGCCCACGTGCGTTACTTTTTCCAAATTACCAAAACCTAAAAAACCGCAGGTGCCTTTAATGGTGTGAACGGCTCTAAAAATGGAAGACAAAAGTTCTCTATTGGTGGGATCTTGTTCTAAAACCACGAAATCACGATCTAAACGATC includes:
- a CDS encoding chemotaxis protein CheA, giving the protein MGEMDELLKEFLMESTENLDRLDRDFVVLEQDPTNRELLSSIFRAVHTIKGTCGFLGFGNLEKVTHVGENLLGKLRDGKIQLNAPRTSALLSLVDAIRAMLGNIEQTQSDGNADHSELITLLTQLQTDDGAALAPAASAPAPAPEQKQEAAPQETAPAAPQPEAPAPEVKTEAAASVQAVAAKAAPAPAEASHGVSVADTAIRVDVSLLDKLMNLVGELVLSRNQIVQFMSKQEDSNLVSVSQRLNLITSELQEGVMKTRMQPIGNVWSKFPRVVRDLAASCGKKVRLEMIGKETELDKTLIEAMKDPLTHIVRNSVDHGIESPDKRKAAGKNEEGVLSLKAYHEGGQVIIEIVDDGGGIHPDKIKDKAISKGLITPEQAAKMGEREILSLIFLPGFSTAEKVTNVSGRGVGMDVVRTNIERIGGVIDIQSKPGQGTTLRIKVPLTLAIIPALLVTCGGNRYAIPQANLLELVGLNDEEAKTKIETFQGVPVYRLRGKLLPIVYLNQTLKAEAKRGHTLNIVVLQADGQSFGLVVDEVRDTQEIVVKPLGKQLKDLSVFAGATIMGDGCVALILDIVNIAKVSSILDKSRTKAFDEAHHEASAHGNYSEAVLLFRGPDDGRMAIPLSTVSRLEEFPIASVEVSGSTEVIQYRGKIMPLVRVSSVIDERRSHPRNDRPQDLSPMGKNLQVVVYAKGDFVIGFVVDKILDIVYQEVKLENTGSRDGVMGTMVIHSRITEVLDIEELVKLALPKIAAKHQPKTEERANV